The Candidatus Hydrogenedentota bacterium genome has a segment encoding these proteins:
- a CDS encoding immunoglobulin domain-containing protein: protein LPGPTGCAGGNGAVGGAGGAGAKGGTGGAGGKGGDGGYGVPGIVKLHGSVVLGEDLTVVADNRYDPGSDSTDYQGKLTIISNMNSTAVNDHLPLLSNPSNANRVHVGVTTNDSLLKDDSIYAGSAVQCPLVPELTTGPAVAGLLRPGYWNQAVVDSATPVQTKNGCELYLLSGASSVYDGFDQVVVKNVSGGGVIGMFLQVAGYPPVLINTTGDLAAGDVWTTTIEAGLAGLPVLVQGATITSHPQNADRWPGAASVKFSVTAVGDTPLTYQWYRDLDADGEPDPEEVIDGATSPDLNLYNVQESDQGHYLCTVTNVARTVKSNPAFLNIFDGPEIVVHPVPLSKWPGESAQFAVLATGPGLNYQWQFQHGSTGDWESLPLEITATLDIDPVQESHEGDYRCVVSNPVDTVTSNPATLTVKDLPQIVKHPEDVTAPVGTPNIFFSVIATGTSLDYRWETNRTGAWEIIAGETASTLVIPFMQASDVGQYRCRVANGGLPYDDSSGLGGGVLSNEATLSAGDPGILQQPQSLTVNPLDLAEFTVVSVTAGDPADLTYQWYKDDTPILLEQNPSAQSQTLSIAEAVEADEGVYKVRIDGPGGYVVSSTATLTVNDLPVITQQPQDLRVDAGGLASFTVTVDSVLPVSYQWRYTDPVTLVTTNILDANADTYTIPSATDDDDGLYECAVTSAATVNTGPVVSDRAQLVVGHVLEITALSGGGAVYVGDPIFFSITTQYGLGTRTYQWYKDAVPVGPSAQSTQETCTFDATVVVSADFVHAGAYVCRISDDRGTVVSDPLQVEVFAHLGKPEVAVAVNGLPYEARPVECTVGDAVTLIASVTGGMPPLDRNWLFESGTGNKVLPDSWTENGPEAIIEEIEPDNEGWYAVEIGDSGSDLGVSDPVYISVDLGLPVGGLIGLVGLSAACSLAGLLTLRRRR from the coding sequence CTTGCCGGGCCCTACGGGCTGTGCGGGCGGTAACGGCGCCGTGGGCGGCGCGGGCGGCGCGGGCGCCAAGGGCGGGACCGGCGGCGCGGGCGGCAAGGGCGGCGACGGCGGCTATGGCGTACCGGGCATCGTGAAGCTGCATGGCTCCGTGGTGCTTGGCGAAGACCTGACCGTGGTGGCGGACAATCGTTACGACCCAGGCTCCGACAGTACGGACTATCAGGGCAAACTGACCATTATTTCGAACATGAATTCCACCGCGGTAAACGATCACCTGCCGCTGTTGTCCAATCCCAGCAACGCCAATCGGGTTCATGTCGGCGTAACAACAAACGATTCCTTACTCAAGGACGACAGCATCTACGCGGGCTCGGCGGTGCAATGCCCGCTGGTGCCCGAACTGACAACGGGGCCGGCGGTGGCGGGCCTGTTGAGGCCCGGCTATTGGAACCAAGCTGTCGTCGACAGCGCCACCCCTGTTCAGACGAAGAACGGCTGCGAATTGTATCTCCTGTCCGGCGCTTCAAGCGTCTACGACGGCTTCGACCAGGTTGTGGTCAAGAATGTGTCCGGCGGCGGAGTAATCGGCATGTTCCTGCAAGTGGCGGGATATCCGCCGGTGCTGATCAACACCACGGGCGACCTCGCGGCAGGTGACGTTTGGACGACCACCATCGAAGCCGGACTGGCGGGATTGCCAGTGCTGGTGCAGGGCGCGACGATTACCTCGCACCCGCAAAACGCGGACCGCTGGCCCGGCGCGGCAAGCGTGAAGTTCTCCGTGACGGCAGTCGGCGATACGCCTCTGACCTACCAGTGGTACCGGGATTTGGACGCGGACGGGGAACCGGACCCGGAGGAAGTAATAGACGGCGCGACGTCACCGGACCTGAACCTGTACAACGTGCAGGAGAGCGACCAGGGCCACTACCTGTGTACCGTGACGAACGTCGCGCGAACCGTGAAATCGAACCCGGCGTTCCTGAATATCTTCGACGGGCCTGAAATCGTCGTGCATCCGGTCCCGCTTTCGAAATGGCCGGGTGAATCGGCGCAGTTCGCGGTGCTCGCAACGGGTCCCGGCTTGAATTACCAGTGGCAATTCCAGCACGGCAGCACGGGCGACTGGGAGAGCCTGCCGCTGGAGATTACCGCCACGCTCGATATCGACCCGGTGCAGGAGTCGCACGAAGGCGACTACCGATGTGTCGTGTCAAATCCGGTTGACACGGTTACCTCGAACCCGGCAACGCTGACGGTGAAAGACCTGCCGCAGATTGTCAAGCACCCGGAGGATGTCACGGCGCCGGTGGGAACGCCGAATATATTCTTCAGCGTCATCGCCACGGGCACGAGCCTGGACTACCGCTGGGAGACGAATCGTACTGGAGCCTGGGAGATCATCGCGGGCGAGACGGCCAGCACGCTCGTGATTCCGTTCATGCAAGCGTCGGACGTGGGGCAATACCGGTGCCGCGTCGCGAACGGCGGCCTCCCCTATGACGACTCGTCCGGCCTGGGCGGCGGCGTCCTGTCCAACGAAGCGACGCTGTCTGCCGGTGACCCGGGCATCCTGCAACAGCCACAATCGCTGACGGTGAACCCGCTGGACCTGGCGGAATTCACGGTGGTGTCGGTCACCGCAGGCGATCCGGCCGACTTGACCTACCAATGGTACAAGGACGACACCCCGATTTTGCTCGAGCAGAATCCCTCGGCGCAGTCGCAGACGCTGAGCATAGCGGAAGCCGTGGAAGCGGACGAGGGCGTCTACAAGGTGCGCATCGACGGACCGGGCGGCTACGTGGTATCGAGCACTGCTACACTGACAGTGAACGACCTTCCGGTAATCACGCAGCAGCCGCAGGACCTCCGCGTCGATGCCGGCGGCCTCGCGTCGTTCACGGTCACGGTTGACAGTGTGCTGCCCGTCAGCTACCAGTGGCGGTATACGGACCCGGTCACGCTGGTAACGACGAATATCTTGGATGCGAACGCCGACACGTACACGATACCAAGCGCAACTGATGACGACGACGGCCTCTACGAGTGCGCCGTAACCAGCGCGGCGACGGTCAACACCGGACCCGTCGTTTCCGACCGCGCGCAGCTGGTCGTCGGGCACGTGCTCGAAATCACCGCGCTGTCGGGGGGCGGCGCAGTCTATGTCGGCGACCCGATCTTCTTCTCAATTACGACACAATACGGCCTCGGGACTCGCACTTACCAGTGGTACAAGGACGCCGTGCCGGTCGGGCCGTCGGCGCAGTCCACGCAGGAGACCTGCACGTTCGACGCGACTGTGGTCGTCAGCGCGGACTTCGTCCACGCGGGCGCCTATGTCTGCAGGATCTCGGATGACCGCGGCACAGTGGTATCCGACCCGTTGCAGGTAGAGGTGTTCGCGCACTTGGGCAAGCCGGAAGTTGCGGTCGCAGTCAACGGTCTGCCGTATGAAGCAAGACCGGTAGAATGCACAGTTGGCGATGCGGTCACGCTGATTGCTTCGGTCACGGGCGGGATGCCGCCGCTCGACCGCAATTGGCTGTTCGAATCGGGCACCGGTAACAAGGTACTGCCGGATTCGTGGACGGAGAATGGCCCAGAAGCCATCATAGAGGAGATTGAGCCCGATAACGAAGGCTGGTATGCCGTGGAAATCGGCGACAGCGGGTCTGACCTCGGCGTATCCGACCCGGTCTACATCTCCGTGGACCTTGGCCTGCCCGTGGGCGGCCTGATCGGGCTTGTGGGGTTGAGCGCCGCGTGCAGCCTCGCCGGGCTGCTCACGCTGCGCCGCCGCCGCTGA
- the hisF gene encoding imidazole glycerol phosphate synthase subunit HisF, with product MSKSARIMPCLDMQNGRVVKGVHFVDIRDAGDPVACAQAYCAAGADELALLDITATVENRPTMLAVVRRVAEAATIPFTVGGGINSIEAAAAVLDAGADKVSVSSAAFRKPELISEMAARFGAESVTVAIDVDRNPALASGYEVYVDGGRTATGGDAVEFAKKMAGLGASCILPTSKAGDGARTGYDLPVIRAIAGAVSVPVVASGGAGKLEHFYEAVEAGASILLAASVFHFHLIGIPELKAYLQSRGVTVPD from the coding sequence ATGAGCAAATCTGCGCGCATTATGCCGTGTCTGGACATGCAGAACGGCCGGGTTGTAAAAGGAGTGCACTTCGTTGATATCCGGGACGCAGGCGATCCGGTAGCCTGCGCCCAAGCTTACTGCGCGGCGGGGGCAGACGAACTGGCCCTGCTTGACATCACCGCGACCGTCGAAAACCGGCCTACCATGCTTGCAGTGGTGCGCCGCGTGGCGGAAGCCGCAACCATCCCCTTCACGGTGGGCGGCGGTATCAACAGCATCGAGGCCGCGGCGGCTGTGCTCGATGCGGGCGCGGACAAGGTGTCCGTGAGCAGCGCGGCGTTCCGAAAGCCGGAACTCATCAGCGAGATGGCCGCGCGGTTCGGGGCCGAGTCCGTGACCGTGGCTATCGACGTGGACCGGAATCCCGCCCTGGCTTCAGGCTACGAAGTGTATGTTGACGGCGGGCGCACCGCCACCGGCGGTGACGCCGTCGAATTCGCGAAAAAGATGGCCGGGCTTGGCGCGAGCTGCATCCTGCCCACAAGCAAGGCGGGCGACGGTGCGCGGACCGGGTACGACCTTCCCGTGATCCGCGCGATTGCGGGCGCGGTATCCGTGCCGGTAGTGGCGTCCGGCGGCGCGGGGAAACTGGAGCACTTCTACGAGGCGGTCGAGGCAGGTGCATCGATTCTCCTGGCCGCGTCCGTGTTCCACTTCCATCTCATCGGCATTCCGGAACTCAAGGCCTATTTACAGTCGCGGGGCGTGACCGTGCCGGATTGA
- a CDS encoding TIM barrel protein, translated as MRLSIGGYSFHRLLEAGKQDIFQYIRDCKELGATQLDPWNAQLAPIRDTDLVAHAGSNPGNARLSAQDDAYLARVREAADNAGLPFGCIAVDGAHIYEPDPAARAANRRLADRWLEVARILGAPQVRIDAGGPAELPEDVFAILVDGYRDLIARAGEQGIEILMENHWGPTVIPDNVVRILDAVDGLGLLFDSHNWAPGMAERGWTLCAKYARSTHFKTFSFDADGNEPSVDLPRAIRLLVEAGYDGCWGIESCPEDGDEYGAVRKTAALIKRSLKELRWHPE; from the coding sequence ATGCGACTGAGCATCGGGGGATACAGTTTTCATCGGCTTCTCGAAGCGGGGAAGCAGGATATCTTCCAATACATTCGCGACTGCAAGGAACTGGGCGCGACGCAGCTCGATCCCTGGAACGCGCAGCTTGCGCCCATCCGCGACACGGACCTCGTGGCGCACGCGGGCAGCAATCCGGGCAACGCGCGCCTATCCGCACAGGACGACGCCTATCTCGCGCGTGTGCGCGAGGCCGCGGATAACGCGGGACTCCCGTTCGGGTGCATCGCGGTCGACGGCGCGCACATCTACGAGCCGGACCCCGCGGCGCGCGCGGCGAACCGGCGGCTGGCGGACCGGTGGCTCGAGGTGGCGCGCATCCTGGGCGCGCCGCAGGTGCGCATCGACGCGGGCGGGCCGGCGGAATTGCCGGAGGACGTGTTCGCGATCCTTGTGGACGGTTACCGCGACCTGATCGCGCGCGCGGGAGAGCAGGGGATCGAAATCCTCATGGAGAACCATTGGGGACCGACCGTGATCCCGGATAACGTGGTGCGCATACTGGACGCCGTGGACGGATTGGGCCTCTTGTTCGACAGCCACAACTGGGCGCCGGGCATGGCCGAGCGCGGCTGGACGCTCTGCGCGAAGTATGCGCGCTCGACGCATTTCAAGACCTTCTCCTTCGACGCGGACGGCAACGAGCCGTCCGTCGACCTGCCCCGCGCTATACGCTTGCTCGTGGAAGCGGGCTATGACGGCTGCTGGGGCATCGAAAGCTGCCCGGAGGACGGCGACGAATATGGCGCGGTGCGGAAGACCGCCGCGCTGATCAAGAGGTCGCTCAAAGAACTGAGATGGCATCCGGAGTGA